The Nostoc sp. 'Peltigera membranacea cyanobiont' N6 genome contains the following window.
CAGCTTGCAAATCAACCAAGAACATAACCATGCAGAGTTGGGCTATTGGATAGGAAAACCCTATTGGGGGCAAGGCTACTGTACAGAAGCGGCAAAAGAAATATTGCGATATGGCTTTGAGGTATTGGGACTCCACCGCATTCATGCCCGACACTTTTCTCATAACCCCGCATCAGGACAAGTTATGCAAAAAATTGGTATGGTTTACGAGGGTTGTCGCCGTCAACACAAATTTAGATGGGGTGAATACGTAGATATTGTTGACTACGGGATTCTCAAAAGCGACTGGCAGACGGATTACTTAACAGGTTCTTAGAGGAAACTGCAAGTGGTTGCAGGCTGTTGATGGGTACGCCGTACCACCTTTTTTATGTGTTTTCTAGTACATTACTCTGTTGCGCCTACAAGTTGCACTATCTCAACATGCAATCTTTAAGTGCTTAACAGGTTAAAATACGCGGACTCAATTTTTCTTGGGTGGCTTAGTTTGAGATTCAGAATCATTTGATTCTTTGTATGTCTTGCCACAGTAAGGACAAAAACGAAACTTCAAAGACGTAATCGGTTCGTTGCAGTTAGCACAACTATTGCGTAAACGAGTACCGCAAAGAAAACAGCATTGCGATCGCACTAATAACCAAATTTCCTCTGGCGGAGTACCAGGTTGCCAGCAGTGGGGGCAAAATTTCAGAACATCTGATGCAACTATCGCTATACCACGAGCAACAGCATCGAGGTACTCAGGTGGAATCTGCAATGCGACTGCTAACCCACGCTGGCTTTTCTGGTTAATTTTTGTAGTCACGCCTCGTTCAATCTTACCCAAACTTTGAAGATGAATCCCGGCCTTCACAGCCAAATCATTTTGACTCAGCGAAAGGCTAGTGCGTATTCTTTTAATGTACTCTGCCAGCGTTTCTTGGGGTTGGGGGGTATTATCCATACTTTTAATATGTAGTAAAGTATATAGTTTATTATTTTATATAAATACGTATTTTAGGTTAAATTTACTACTTTCATCTTGTTAATAGGTAAATTATGACAACTACATTAGCACAAGTTGTTACAGCTTTTCTTTGTCGTCAAGGATTAGCTGCTAGTACACTTAAATCCTACGAGCTAACACTATTATCTTTGCTGAAAGTGCATGGTTCTTTACCTGTACAATTAGTAAACCGTCAACTAATAAAAGACTACTTAGAAAGTTTAGACGAATTGAGATACACGACACATAACCGTCACCAAGCAATAATCAGTGCTTTATTTAACTTCGCTGTTGAGGAAGGCTATATTCAATCAAATCCTGTCGGCCGATTAAACCAGAGGAAACCACGGCGTGAGCGAGGAGAGCATAAAACAGATGAAATCAGACGTTATTTCACGCCATCTGGTTTAGATGTCTTGTATGCAGGCGTGAAGAAATCGAATGCTAGGTTAGAGGCCATAGTCTACTTGTTACATCGCACTGGAGCCAGGGTTGGAGAATTACTTTCTTTAGAATTGTCACAAATCAATTTTGAACAACGTAAGTTCCAAGTAGTTGGTAAAGGCAATAAACAACGCTGGTGTTTTTACAGCGAGGATGCAGAGTCATCTTTACAAGACTATATTAAATATTATCGTCACAAGCATAGTACAGCATTATTCACAGCCCAGCACCCGACAACTAGAGTTATAACGCCAGTTTCGTACAGAACAGTGAATGCAGACTGGAGAAAAGTCGTTGACCAACATGAGGAATTGAAGGAAACCCGACTGCATGACCTGCGTCATACCTTTGCCACTGAACGGGTTGGTTTGATGGCAATTGAAGAGTTAAGGGCGTTGATGGGACATGAAAATATCCAAACTACCTTACGCTATCAAAAAATCACGTCTTCTAGAGCAGAACTAGTAGCAAAAACAGCTTTAAATAGTTTAGTCAATAGTATATAAGTGGTTGGGGTTTAGCTAGGTACAATCGCTTCTAAAGTTTAGTCAATTAAGCTAAATACAGAGTATATGACATACTCTGCATCAAGCGAGTGAGTTTTGCTGAAATTAAAACCATAAAGTCTGCATGATTGCAAGGATGTTAACAAAACTTTGCATCGTGTCCCATTTTGCACGTATCCCGGCTGTACCCCTATGTAGCCGCCGCCGAAGCCAGTTACTTGAATGGTGACTTTGAGGGTATGGAGCAGCTTGCCTCCGTGGTGTTGCCGCAGGCACAGACGATTCTCGACAAAGTGAAAATCTACGAAATTCAAATCCCGGCATACACGAACCAAAGCCAAATGTTAGAGGCGATCGCGGTGGGAAGAGAAGCACTTGCTCAATTGGGGGTAGATCTGCCAACAGCAGCAGACGAAACCACGACTAGCAGTGCTTTACAAGAGATCGACGAGCAACTCCAAGGCAGAGAGATTGCCGAATTGGTTGAGCTGCCCGTGATGAGCGATCGCACCGCTCAAGCCGCCATGCAACTGTTAAGCCTGTTATCTATGCCCGTGTACGCGACTAAGCCAGAGCTACTGCCAATGTTAAGCGCAAAGATGGTATGGCTGTCGCTGGAGTTTGGCAATACCCCCGCCTCGACAATCGGCTATGTGGCTTATGGCTTAGTGCTGTGTACCTTTTTAGGGGATGTCGAAACTGGCTACAGGTTTGGTCAATTAGCACTCTCGGTGCTGGAACTGTTGAATGCTCAAAGCATGAAGTCCTTCACGTTCGATTTGTTTGGGTGTTTCATTCAACCTCACAAAGAAGCGCTACGGGCAGCCCTACTGACAACCAAAGAAGGCTACAAAGCTGGCATAGAAACAGGTGATTTTCTCTTTGCTGGCTACAGCATAGTTTCTTACGCTTATATTGCGCTTCTTTCGGGTGTAGAGCTAGACCTGTTAGAACCGGAATTAGCGGCTTACAGTGCTGCTTTAGTTCAGCTCAAACAAGATTCAGCACGTCTTTATTTTGACATGACGAGGCAAACAATACAGAATTTGCGAGAAACGGTGAGCCAGAGCGATCGCTTAATCGGCACTGCCTATGATGAAACCGTGATGTTGCCACAGCACCAGCAGAATAATCAACTCTTGGAAATGGCTATTCTCTACATCTACAAACTGCTACTTGCCTACTGTTTTGGTAATTATCCGGCTGCCCAAGAGTACCTCACCCAATTGAAGTCCTATTGGATGAACGTATCGGGAACGGTTTATATTCCCGTTTTCCATTTCTATGCGGCGCTAACACACCTGGCAGTCTTCCCCACCCAGCCAGAAGTTGAGCAAGGCGAACTGCTTGCTGTGGTTGCCAGCCATCAAACGGCTCTGCATCAATGGGCGCACAATGCCCCAATGAACTACTTGCACAAATGGTATCTGGTAGAAGCAGAAAGATGCCGGGTGTTGGGTGAAAAAGTTGCTGCTACCGAGTATTACGATCGAGCGATCGCCCTGGCGACTGAACACCAGTTCATCCACGAAGCAGCTTTAGCCAATGAACTGGCTGCCAAGTTCTACCTCGATTGGGGCAAAGAACGCATAGCCCAGGAATACATGACCGAAGCCTATTACGGTTATGCTCGCTGGGGAGCAAAGGCCAAAGTTGCTGACTTAGAAAAACGCTATCCCCAACTGCTGGCTGCCATATTACAACAAACTCGCTCTGCCTTCTCAGTCAACGAAACCCTCTTTGCCGTAGGAACCCTCACCTCCACCAGTTCCTCTTCCAGTGTCTGTGATTCCCTTGACCTCGCCGCCATCCTCAAAGCCTCTCAAACCCTCTCAGGCGAAATCGAACTGGAAAAACTGCTTTCATCGTTGCTTGCGATCGTCATCGAAAATGCGGGGGCTGATAAGTGCGTGTTAATGCTCTTGCGAGACTCGCGCCTGCTGATTGAAGGGTCAATTATTGAAGCTTCGGAGCCAGTTGTGTTGCAGCGCCTTCTGGTTGAGGATAGCCAGGACATTCCCCTGAAGCTGATTTACAAAGTGAAGAACAACAGACAGACTGTTGTGCTGCTAGATGCGACAGCCGATCCGACTTTAGCCAATGACCCGTATATCATCCGTCAGCAGCCTAAAAGTATCTTGTGTAGCCCGATTTTGCATCAAGGTAAATTGCTGGGCATTTTATATCTCGAAAATAATTTAGCGACGGGGGCGTTTACGAGCGATCGCGTTGAATTGCTAAATTTACTCTGCGCTCAAGCGGCAATTTCTTTGGAAAATGCCCGACTTTATGAGCGATCGCAGAACTATGCCCAACAGCTAGAGCAGTCATTCGCCGAATCGCAGCAAAAATCAGAAGATTTGCAACAAGCATTGCAAGATTTACAACAAACTCAATTACAAATGGTGCAAAGTGAGAAAATGTCTGCGTTGGGTAACTTAGTTGCTGGGGTAGCCCATGAAATGAATAATCCTTTGGGATTTATTTCTGCTAGTCTCAAACAAGCTAAACCTACCATCGCTGATATTGTTGAACACATAAAACTCTATCAATCAAGCCTGCCCAATGTCAGTGATGAAATCACAGACCACGCTGAATCAATCGACTTGGATTATAGCTTGGAAGACTTGCCCAAGATGCTTGATTCCATGTCTATGGCGTGCGATCGCCTCAAAAACATCAGCACCAGTTTACGTACTTTCTCCCGCGCCGATCAAGATTACAAAGTACCATTTAACATTCACGAAGGCATCGATAGCACAATTTTAATTTTGAAACATCGGATCAAGCCGAATGAACAACGTCCCGCGATTGAAGTTGTCACAAATTATGGGAATTTACCTCAAGTAGAATGTTTCCCTGGTCAATTAAATCAGGTATTTATGAATCTGGCAAATGCTATTGATGCATTAGATGAATCTAATACCGGACGTAGTTATGAGGAAATTAAAGCTAATCCTAACCGCATTAGAATTACAACCTCAGTCGAAAATCATCTAGTTAAAATTGCCATTCTGGATAATGGTCAGGGGATGAGTGAAGAGGTAAAACAAAAGATATTTGACCATTTATTTACGACGAAAGCTGTTGGGAAAGGCACAGGATTAGGACTGGCGATCGCTCGTCAAATTGTCGAATCTACCCACGGCGGAAAATTGGGTTTCAACTCTGTTATCGGAGAGGGTACAGAATTTATCATTGAAATTCATTCC
Protein-coding sequences here:
- a CDS encoding tyrosine-type recombinase/integrase, with product MTTTLAQVVTAFLCRQGLAASTLKSYELTLLSLLKVHGSLPVQLVNRQLIKDYLESLDELRYTTHNRHQAIISALFNFAVEEGYIQSNPVGRLNQRKPRRERGEHKTDEIRRYFTPSGLDVLYAGVKKSNARLEAIVYLLHRTGARVGELLSLELSQINFEQRKFQVVGKGNKQRWCFYSEDAESSLQDYIKYYRHKHSTALFTAQHPTTRVITPVSYRTVNADWRKVVDQHEELKETRLHDLRHTFATERVGLMAIEELRALMGHENIQTTLRYQKITSSRAELVAKTALNSLVNSI
- a CDS encoding GNAT family N-acetyltransferase — encoded protein: MNTSIYTPQQPTLQTQRLVMRAFTLADAPEVQCLAGIKEIAAMTLTIPHPYQDGMAQEWIKTHQKAFKEGKSVNLAIVLRDIGVLCGAISLQINQEHNHAELGYWIGKPYWGQGYCTEAAKEILRYGFEVLGLHRIHARHFSHNPASGQVMQKIGMVYEGCRRQHKFRWGEYVDIVDYGILKSDWQTDYLTGS
- a CDS encoding ATP-binding protein, whose protein sequence is MHVSRLYPYVAAAEASYLNGDFEGMEQLASVVLPQAQTILDKVKIYEIQIPAYTNQSQMLEAIAVGREALAQLGVDLPTAADETTTSSALQEIDEQLQGREIAELVELPVMSDRTAQAAMQLLSLLSMPVYATKPELLPMLSAKMVWLSLEFGNTPASTIGYVAYGLVLCTFLGDVETGYRFGQLALSVLELLNAQSMKSFTFDLFGCFIQPHKEALRAALLTTKEGYKAGIETGDFLFAGYSIVSYAYIALLSGVELDLLEPELAAYSAALVQLKQDSARLYFDMTRQTIQNLRETVSQSDRLIGTAYDETVMLPQHQQNNQLLEMAILYIYKLLLAYCFGNYPAAQEYLTQLKSYWMNVSGTVYIPVFHFYAALTHLAVFPTQPEVEQGELLAVVASHQTALHQWAHNAPMNYLHKWYLVEAERCRVLGEKVAATEYYDRAIALATEHQFIHEAALANELAAKFYLDWGKERIAQEYMTEAYYGYARWGAKAKVADLEKRYPQLLAAILQQTRSAFSVNETLFAVGTLTSTSSSSSVCDSLDLAAILKASQTLSGEIELEKLLSSLLAIVIENAGADKCVLMLLRDSRLLIEGSIIEASEPVVLQRLLVEDSQDIPLKLIYKVKNNRQTVVLLDATADPTLANDPYIIRQQPKSILCSPILHQGKLLGILYLENNLATGAFTSDRVELLNLLCAQAAISLENARLYERSQNYAQQLEQSFAESQQKSEDLQQALQDLQQTQLQMVQSEKMSALGNLVAGVAHEMNNPLGFISASLKQAKPTIADIVEHIKLYQSSLPNVSDEITDHAESIDLDYSLEDLPKMLDSMSMACDRLKNISTSLRTFSRADQDYKVPFNIHEGIDSTILILKHRIKPNEQRPAIEVVTNYGNLPQVECFPGQLNQVFMNLANAIDALDESNTGRSYEEIKANPNRIRITTSVENHLVKIAILDNGQGMSEEVKQKIFDHLFTTKAVGKGTGLGLAIARQIVESTHGGKLGFNSVIGEGTEFIIEIHSGIIFALLVNNLA
- a CDS encoding helix-turn-helix domain-containing protein, with the protein product MDNTPQPQETLAEYIKRIRTSLSLSQNDLAVKAGIHLQSLGKIERGVTTKINQKSQRGLAVALQIPPEYLDAVARGIAIVASDVLKFCPHCWQPGTPPEEIWLLVRSQCCFLCGTRLRNSCANCNEPITSLKFRFCPYCGKTYKESNDSESQTKPPKKN